One stretch of Zingiber officinale cultivar Zhangliang chromosome 6B, Zo_v1.1, whole genome shotgun sequence DNA includes these proteins:
- the LOC121991477 gene encoding 21 kDa protein-like — protein sequence MAPLQSNSSISFLASFVVIALTATACAAVRNDPYGSSKALHFIRTSCTATDYPNLCFSSLSGYAGTIRTDPVQLAQAALSVSLTGARATATSISKILKSGGVGSREAGVISDCVDNIGDSVEELRKTIKEMEGLRKSKNFKLCVNDMQTWVSSALTDENTCMEEFPSSSMALAARNSVRGEIVKAAQLTSNALSLINGISGV from the coding sequence ATGGCTCCTTTGCAAAGCAACTCTTCCATTTCCTTCCTCGCTTCATTCGTGGTCATAGCCCTGACTGCCACTGCTTGTGCAGCAGTCAGAAATGATCCTTATGGCTCATCGAAAGCCCTCCACTTCATCCGAACTTCCTGCACTGCCACCGACTACCCCAACCTCTGCTTCAGCTCGCTGTCGGGCTACGCGGGCACGATCCGGACGGACCCCGTCCAGCTTGCGCAGGCCGCTCTGTCGGTGAGCCTGACCGGCGCGCGTGCCACCGCCACCTCCATCTCCAAAATTCTGAAGAGCGGCGGCGTGGGGTCGAGGGAAGCCGGGGTCATAAGCGACTGCGTGGACAACATCGGAGACTCGGTGGAGGAGCTCCGGAAGACCATCAAGGAAATGGAAGGGctgaggaagagcaagaactttAAGCTATGCGTCAACGATATGCAGACGTGGGTGAGCTCGGCGTTGACGGACGAGAACACGTGCATGGAGGAGTTTCCGAGCAGTAGCATGGCGCTGGCGGCGCGTAATTCCGTTAGGGGCGAGATTGTGAAGGCGGCGCAGCTCACCAGCAATGCCTTGTCCCTCATCAATGGTATTTCCGGTGTTTAA